A window of Sedimentibacter sp. MB31-C6 genomic DNA:
TTTTTGTTGACCATTTTGTAGTTCTGGAATAACTTCTTGTTTAATTTCATCAATTTGACGTTGATTATAATGACCTCTTGCATGATTTCCCGCTATAGTTTTATATACTTTAATTACATCTCTCTCATTATGATCCTCTGTCATTATAACAAGCTGATTATCATAAAATTTTCTATTACAGAAATCTATAATCTTAGGATGACAGCGATAATGTTCTCTTAACATAGTCCTAGGTACATTAGGAATAATTGAACATATTGATGATAGCAGACTATTATTATCGTAATTATATCCCTCTTTTAAAATATAATGTTTAGAAATTGGTCTTGTCATTAACTTTACTTGGTCTGGAATTACATTTGGTAATTGCATTAAATCTCCTACAATTACAATGTTTTTAGCGCATGATAACGTAAGAACACCAGTAATTAAATCTACTTGTGATGATTCATCTACAATAACATAATCATATATGTAGTCTTTATCCAAACAATTTTTCAATGAATAGGTTGTACTTAAAATTATTGGGTATTCATTATTAAATTTTTTTGAATCTCTCCATAAATCATTCTCGTTAAATTTAATTCTTTCTTTATTTTTTGAGTATTTTTTATACAAACTATTTTTAAATACAATATGCGATTTGTCTGTTAATTCTGTTAATTTATCTTTGAATTTATATGTTTCTAAACTTTTTTCAATTCTTTTAATTTCTTTTTCTAATTCATCAACTTTAAGTATATAAAATAAATTTTGAAATGATGGTATTATATCACTTATAGGTTTCTTTAAAAATTCCATATCAAATATACCATAAAAGAATATACATCTCAATTTAAACCATAAACTTATCTTTTTATTTTGTTCGCTTAACATCTGACATTCGTTCCACAGCTCAAGTATTTGATTTGACTTAAGTTTTGATATATTTCTTATTTTAATGTTATCATCGTATGTTTCTTTAAAAAAATCTTCGAAATATTTCTTTTCAACTGTGTATTCTGATAACTTTGATTTCAAACTTGCTATTCGATTTTTATCACTTAACATTTGTTTTAATTCGCTTTGAAGCTTTATGATTTCATCCAATAAAAAACTTAATTTATCAGTATCATATTTATATTCATTAAAATCAGGATAATCTGATTGCTTACTTTTAATAAATTCTTTCTTATTATCAGATTTGCCCAAAGGTGCTGCAATAAAATCAAAACCATATTTTTGTAGTTTTTCGTACACATTTTCCGTTGCAGAATTATTATTAGAAACAACAGCAACTGTTTTATTATTTATTATTGCATTTGCAATAATATTAAGTATAGTTTGCGTCTTGCCTGTTCCAGGCGGACCTTCAATAACACTTATTTTATTAGACATAGCATTAGATACAGCTTGCATTTGACTTAAATTACATCCAAAAGGAAAATATACTGTGGATGGTGAAGAAACTTTTAAAACTTGATTATCTGGATTTAAATATGTTTCTAATGCTGATTTTGAACTAATAAAATTCATTTTTTCAAATTGATTTGATAGTACTTTTTTACCCTCATCAGTTACAATGCTAACTTTATCAGCAATACATTTAAAGTATTCAAGACAATTGCTTGTCCCCTTATTTAATAGACTATTTTTCTCTATATCAAGATCACGTATATTATATAAACTTGTTTTTCCATTACCAAAAAAAATACGATAATAATCATTAAACTGTAATATCTGCTTAATATCAAATAAAACCTTACCACCATGTGATATCTTTATTGAGTTTGCATCTATATTTTGCGGGTTTCTAAACCATTTTACACTTAAGTAAGAATATGTATATACTTGTTTTGAAGTGTTAAAAATCACTTCGTACTTTCCATACAAGTAATTACATCTAACTATATCTTTAGTAACATCTTTATCTTTAATAAGAACTAAATTATTTAATATGTTCATTTGTTCCACCTAATTTAATTTTTAACAGCACAGGAGTTTAAATTCACTCATATAATTGTCAATATTTAAATCCCAACCTTTTATAAAACTTTTTCTCTCAAATATCCTAATATTAATTTCGTCAATCATCTTTTTAACAATTCCAAAGATATAATCAGCTTTTTTTATGCTATCGATAATTAAGTTAGCTCGTTGATTGTCCTTTGTATAAACTTTTTCAAGTTCATTAACATTATAACCGCCCTTTTTCCATTCAATTTCTTTTAAAGAAGCTTCATCTGTTACAGCAAAAATATGACTTGGAATGAAGTCGAGTTCTATTTATATCATATGAGATTTTGATTTCTGTATTAGGTAATTTTGACAATTCTAATATAGCCTTATAATCTGTTGCTCCCATATAGGATGTGGTTATAACACGTAATTTTTTATCTTTTGTGAATTCTTTTAATGCTTCTAATATTTGAACTAGCCCACTCCACTTTATAAATGAAACAAGCATATCGATTCTATCTGCAGTATTTATTTCCTTAACTAACTCACTACCAAGAGATGGTTCATTTTTTGACCCTGTAAATAAAGAATTAGCTGCAATTGATGTAATTGGTCTTATTTTATTACTTTTATAATCACCAATTAATGTATTATCCATGCTGATCAAGACAGCAAACAATAACTCTGCATTTTCATTAATATGAAATACATCAAAATCTTCTAATTGTAATTCATCAATTAAAAGATTAATCATCTTATTGCAGATTTCAACTTGTTTATTTAGTTTATCTTCACCGGAAATTCTATTTAACGATTTGTTTATGACATTAGACATGTATTTACTAAGAATTGAGATTCCTTCTTCTTTGTCAATATCTCTTTTATCTATATATTTATCTTTTTTTGAATAGAATTTTTGTATTTCTTCATCTATAAGCTTATTTATTACGGACTCATAGAAACCATTATTAAGTGTCATACCCCTGTACCCCTGACTTATAATATGTTTCTTTTTTATTAATAATCTTTTTTAATAATTTTATTTATAATTTATTATATAAACAAATTATACCATATTATTACAATGCTTGCAATGGTGATTACGTTTTAAGTTTCCCCATTTTCAATTTTTAAAAACTTATGAAGCCACTAATTTAAAGTAGTTGAAGATATCAAATTGTTGTGATTTAATGTTTTTAGGTATAAAGCTTTGAATTCCAACTTTAGTTTTAACTAAAATGCTTTCTATAGCATAGCCAATGGCATAGTAAATAAACTTAGGAATGTCATAAATTCTCTTTGAACATTCCTTAAGTTCTTTAAAAAATATACTATCAGCTTTTTCAGATGTCATTATACCAATGTACCCAACAGTAATAGTTGCAAATAGATTAAAATTACGTATAGATTTTAAAGACCAAACTCTAATATCTTCAAAATCAAACTGCTGTTTTTTGAACTTAAAATATTCTTCAATACGCCATCTCGTTAAATACACTTTAGTTACTATAAGCGATATCTTTTTCTTTTCAGATGATTTTAAATTTGTAAGTAACATCATAGGAATCTGTCCAAAACCGTAAACTACTATTAAGGTTAATTCTTGTTTTGGAAATTCGCATAAACTAACAGGGATATAACTAATTTTACAGTCAATATTTTTTTATTTTTTCCCTTGAATTTTAAACAATAATTACCTTTATACTTACTAACTACATCAAGAACATTTTGAGTTTTATCATTATAGATAACATTACGATTCATTTTTATACGTATTACAAAACGTTCTTTATTCTTAATAAAATATCTAAAATATTCATTTGCATCAAAGCCTCTATCTAATGTCCTTATGCATTTGTTTCCAAAATTTTCGCTAAGTGACTT
This region includes:
- a CDS encoding AAA domain-containing protein, translated to MNILNNLVLIKDKDVTKDIVRCNYLYGKYEVIFNTSKQVYTYSYLSVKWFRNPQNIDANSIKISHGGKVLFDIKQILQFNDYYRIFFGNGKTSLYNIRDLDIEKNSLLNKGTSNCLEYFKCIADKVSIVTDEGKKVLSNQFEKMNFISSKSALETYLNPDNQVLKVSSPSTVYFPFGCNLSQMQAVSNAMSNKISVIEGPPGTGKTQTILNIIANAIINNKTVAVVSNNNSATENVYEKLQKYGFDFIAAPLGKSDNKKEFIKSKQSDYPDFNEYKYDTDKLSFLLDEIIKLQSELKQMLSDKNRIASLKSKLSEYTVEKKYFEDFFKETYDDNIKIRNISKLKSNQILELWNECQMLSEQNKKISLWFKLRCIFFYGIFDMEFLKKPISDIIPSFQNLFYILKVDELEKEIKRIEKSLETYKFKDKLTELTDKSHIVFKNSLYKKYSKNKERIKFNENDLWRDSKKFNNEYPIILSTTYSLKNCLDKDYIYDYVIVDESSQVDLITGVLTLSCAKNIVIVGDLMQLPNVIPDQVKLMTRPISKHYILKEGYNYDNNSLLSSICSIIPNVPRTMLREHYRCHPKIIDFCNRKFYDNQLVIMTEDHNERDVIKVYKTIAGNHARGHYNQRQIDEIKQEVIPELQNGQQKVDIGIISPYRKQTVAMQNDLSNDIDISTVHKYQGREKDDIIISSVDNEITDFTDNPNMLNVAVSRAKNRLRLVVSDNEKNENTNIGDLVKYIQYNNFEIINGDIYSVFDLLYSDYTEQRKKYLKKHNRISEYDSENLMYGLIKDVLNKDCFKKLDVIVHQPLNMLIHDPKKLSDDECKYAMNCATHLDFLIFNKLDKLPVLAVEVDGYQFHKEGTIQSNRDIMKDEILKKYNIPILRFKTNGSQEKEILESMLRQLLEI